Within the Corallococcus exiguus genome, the region TCCCCGACGAGGCCCGACGTCCGCGGCTGCTGGATGATGCCGAAGCGCTGGCGGCCCCGTGGCTGTCGCCGCCGGGCGTGATCAGCGCCGCCGCTTCAGCTTGAAGAAGTCGATGAGCGCCTTGAGCTTGGGCGCCACCTGGGCGCGGCTCGGGTAGTAGAGGAAGAAGCCGGGGAGGGTGGTGGAGTACGGTTCGAGCACGCGCACGAGCCGCTTCTCCGCGAGAAGCTTCCGGATGCGGCTCTCTGGGACATAGGCGAGCCCCAGCCCGGCGACGGCGGCGTCCAGCACCAGCTCCGCGTCGTCGAACACCGCGCGGCCCTCGACGGCGACCTCGATGCGCTTTCCGCCGTCGCTCAGCCCCCAGCGGAGGAGCCCGCCGGTGGTCCGGCTGCGGTAGTTGATGCAGTCGTGGTCGCGCAGCTCGCGAGGGTGCTTCGGCTTGCCGCGGTTCGCGAAGTACGCTGGCGAGCCCACCACGTGCATGACGATGTCGCCGCTCACGGGGATGGCGATCATCTCGCGGTTCACGAGCTCACCGACGCGGAAGCCCGCGTCGAAGCCCTGCTGGACGATGTCGACGAGCACGTCGTCCAGATGGATGTCCACGCGGATGTCGGGATGGGCGGTGAGGAACTCCGCCAGGCGAGGGCCGAGCACCTCCTGGTAGCCGTAGCGGGGCAGTGTCAGGCGCAGCAGCCCCGTGGGCCGGTCGCGAAGCTCGCCCAGGGACTCGAAGGCGTCCTGCACGCCGTGCATCGCGGGTTCGAGCCGCGACAGGAAGCGCGAGCCGGCCTCGGTGAGTCCCACGCTGCGGGTGGTGCGCTGGAGGAGCCGCACGCCCACGCGTACTTCCAAGGCCCGGAGGCTCTGGCTCACCGCGGAGGGAGTGACCCCGAGCTCCGACGCGGCGGCGGTGAAGCTGCGTCTGCGAGCCACCGCGAGGAACGCCATCAGGCCGGAGAGGTCGTCGCGCATTCCTTAGCGTAGCTACAAAGTGCATCCAGAGACGACGCGTTTCGGAGCGGAGGCCCGGGGCGTACTTCATGGGCCACGGAGGCAGTCATGAGCGCACAGGGCAAGGTCTGGTTCGTCACGGGGTCGTCGTCTGGGTTTGGCCGCAACATCGTGGAGGAGGTCATCGCGAGAGGGGAGCGCGTGGTCGCGACGGCGCGAGACCCGCGCACGCTGGAGGACCTGGTGGCGAGGGCCCCGGACCGGGTGCTCGCGGTCCGGCTGGACGTGACGAAGCCAGAGCAGGTGCAGGAGTCCATCACGGCGGCGTTGAAGCGCTTCGGTGCCATCGACGTGCTGGTGAACAACGCGGGCTACACGTTGTTGGGGGCGGTGGAGGAGACGAGCGACGCGGAGCTGCGAGCGGCCTTCGAGCCGCTGTTCTTCGGAGCAGTGGCGATGACGCGAGCGGTGCTGCCGCACATGCGGGAGCGGAGGACGGGCACCCTCGTGCAGCTCTCGAGCGTGTCCGGGCTGGTCCCATACCCGGGCGCGGGTGCGTACAGCGCGGCGAAGCACGCCCTGGAGGGCCTGTCCGAGTCGCTGGCGAAGGAGGTCGCGCCATTCGGAGTGAAGGTGCTTATCGTGGATCCGGGCATGTTCCGCACGAAGCTGCTGGGCCCATCATTCCGGCCGATGCCAGAGCTGCCGGCCTACGCGGAGTCGCTGGGGCCCATGCGCGCCTGGGTGGCGCAGTCCGCCGGCACGCAGCCCGGGGACCCCGTGAAGGCGGCGAAGGCCATCGTGGACGCCGTGGACGCGGGCTCCCCGACGCTGCGGCTGTTCCTGGGGCCGGACGCCCCCGCGGCCGTCCGCGAAAAGCTCGCGCAGGTGCTGGACGACGTGAACCGCACGGAGCAGGTCGCGCTGTCGATGGGGTTCTGATCAGACAGGC harbors:
- a CDS encoding oxidoreductase is translated as MSAQGKVWFVTGSSSGFGRNIVEEVIARGERVVATARDPRTLEDLVARAPDRVLAVRLDVTKPEQVQESITAALKRFGAIDVLVNNAGYTLLGAVEETSDAELRAAFEPLFFGAVAMTRAVLPHMRERRTGTLVQLSSVSGLVPYPGAGAYSAAKHALEGLSESLAKEVAPFGVKVLIVDPGMFRTKLLGPSFRPMPELPAYAESLGPMRAWVAQSAGTQPGDPVKAAKAIVDAVDAGSPTLRLFLGPDAPAAVREKLAQVLDDVNRTEQVALSMGF
- a CDS encoding LysR family transcriptional regulator — protein: MRDDLSGLMAFLAVARRRSFTAAASELGVTPSAVSQSLRALEVRVGVRLLQRTTRSVGLTEAGSRFLSRLEPAMHGVQDAFESLGELRDRPTGLLRLTLPRYGYQEVLGPRLAEFLTAHPDIRVDIHLDDVLVDIVQQGFDAGFRVGELVNREMIAIPVSGDIVMHVVGSPAYFANRGKPKHPRELRDHDCINYRSRTTGGLLRWGLSDGGKRIEVAVEGRAVFDDAELVLDAAVAGLGLAYVPESRIRKLLAEKRLVRVLEPYSTTLPGFFLYYPSRAQVAPKLKALIDFFKLKRRR